A stretch of Nonomuraea africana DNA encodes these proteins:
- a CDS encoding ABC transporter permease subunit produces the protein MSLDVREAAEVTTPPRPRRELTTAFVVSRIAVLAVAAAILLYAVPPLVAAESWISLTLLLVASAVIGYLYLTRRFVPAKYLVPGTVFLIAFQVFPVLYTVSTAFTNFGDGHRGDKAAAISAIETGSVRQAPGSPEYGLSAALKGDSLVFLLVDPKTKQVQEGSPDGLAAVQGARLGVTGKVLEAPGYTVLKAPEAAARAKQIAELAVPTQGGLIKANGLSRAVEGRATLTYDAVCDCVKGGGDTWTADESQGYFVNAKGEHLAQGWQVNVGFANFARVLTDPTLSAHFLGMFTWNMAFALLSVLTTFALGMGVALALHHPKMRGTRFYRIALILPYAMPAFAMLLVWRDLFNRDFGLINQLFGLDVDWMGGMVSAKFAVILVNLWLGFPYMFLVTTGALQAIPRELTEAASIDGAPPWYAFRKVTLPLLLVALTPLLISSFAFNFNNYNAIALTTDGGPFPAESPTVGGTDLLISYTVRLAFGTGSAQFGLAATMSVFIFAIVATISAITFRRTRKQEDVYA, from the coding sequence ATGTCCCTGGACGTGCGTGAGGCCGCGGAGGTCACGACCCCTCCGCGGCCCCGTCGCGAGCTGACCACCGCCTTCGTGGTGAGCAGGATCGCCGTGCTGGCCGTGGCCGCCGCCATCCTGCTCTACGCCGTGCCGCCGCTGGTCGCGGCCGAGTCGTGGATCTCGCTGACCCTGCTCCTCGTGGCGAGCGCGGTCATCGGCTACCTCTACCTGACCCGCCGCTTCGTCCCCGCGAAGTACCTCGTGCCCGGCACGGTCTTCCTGATCGCCTTCCAGGTCTTCCCCGTGCTCTACACGGTGAGCACCGCCTTCACCAACTTCGGCGACGGCCACCGGGGCGACAAGGCGGCCGCGATCTCCGCGATCGAGACGGGGTCCGTACGGCAGGCCCCCGGCTCGCCCGAGTACGGCCTGAGCGCCGCGCTCAAGGGCGACTCCCTGGTCTTCCTGCTGGTCGACCCGAAGACCAAGCAGGTGCAGGAGGGCTCGCCCGACGGCCTGGCCGCCGTCCAGGGAGCCAGGCTGGGCGTCACGGGCAAGGTGCTGGAGGCGCCCGGCTACACGGTGCTCAAGGCGCCCGAGGCCGCGGCCCGCGCCAAGCAGATCGCCGAGCTGGCCGTGCCGACCCAGGGCGGGCTGATCAAGGCCAACGGCCTGAGCAGGGCGGTCGAGGGCAGGGCGACGCTGACCTACGACGCGGTCTGCGACTGCGTCAAGGGCGGCGGCGACACCTGGACGGCCGACGAGTCGCAGGGCTACTTCGTCAACGCCAAGGGCGAGCACCTGGCGCAGGGTTGGCAGGTCAACGTCGGCTTCGCCAACTTCGCCCGCGTGCTGACCGACCCGACGCTCTCGGCCCACTTCCTCGGCATGTTCACCTGGAACATGGCCTTCGCGCTGCTGTCGGTGCTGACCACCTTCGCCCTCGGCATGGGCGTGGCGCTGGCGCTGCACCATCCGAAGATGCGCGGCACGCGGTTCTACCGGATCGCGCTGATCCTGCCGTACGCGATGCCGGCCTTCGCGATGCTGCTGGTCTGGCGCGACCTGTTCAACCGCGACTTCGGCCTGATCAACCAGCTGTTCGGGCTCGACGTCGACTGGATGGGCGGGATGGTCTCGGCCAAGTTCGCCGTCATCCTGGTCAACCTCTGGCTGGGCTTCCCCTACATGTTCCTGGTCACCACCGGCGCGCTCCAGGCGATCCCGCGCGAGCTGACCGAGGCCGCCTCCATAGACGGGGCGCCGCCCTGGTACGCCTTCCGCAAGGTGACGCTGCCGCTGCTGCTGGTCGCGCTCACCCCGCTGCTGATCTCGTCGTTCGCGTTCAACTTCAACAACTACAACGCGATCGCGCTGACCACCGACGGCGGCCCCTTCCCTGCGGAGAGCCCGACGGTGGGCGGCACCGACCTGCTGATCAGCTACACCGTCAGGCTGGCGTTCGGCACCGGCTCGGCGCAGTTCGGCCTGGCCGCGACGATGTCGGTGTTCATCTTCGCGATCGTCGCGACGATCTCGGCGATCACCTTCAGGCGGACCCGCAAGCAGGAGGACGTGTACGCATGA
- a CDS encoding glycoside hydrolase family 13 protein gives MRYLDQPHHDGSSLYVSTLTPSLGEEVSVWLRVPQGFALDAVHVRIVYDGEPRYTAAAPDPSRKGLGGYGAADTWWKATITAVNPVVPYRFLLIAADGQRWLNAAGLTGHDVTDSTDFRLVSHPAPPEWMADAIVYQIFPDRFAGARPKADLPPWALPASWDDDPVIGEGPGTPEQFYGGDLDGITEHLDHIQALGADTVYLTPFFPSRSNHRYDAASFDHVDPLLGGDEALRRLSDALHARGMRLLGDITTNHTGDSHEWFTAAISDVNAPEREMFYFDPDTGDYESWWGVKTLPKLNWGSELVRTRMPAVLRRWLGVLDGWRVDVANMTGRLGADDRNHEVAALLRPDGAAFIAEHNHDASADLDRNGWHGTMNYGGFTRPVWTWLRGDSLELTHFLGVPGGVPRRDGEATVATFKEFAAHMSWRSLVHSWQLLDSHDSPRIRTVTGSRELQEVAVGLQATLPGTPMVFAGSEFGLTGTNGEYSRTPMPWNRPADRDERTHAAYRALLGLRRAEPALRRGGLRWLHASADCLVFLRETAAESLLVCARRAPGEPLELPLAGAARGVYNAGDLSPLVLPGDGPSLRIWRLSVGG, from the coding sequence TTGCGCTACCTCGACCAGCCGCACCACGACGGCTCGTCCCTGTACGTCTCCACGCTCACCCCCTCACTCGGGGAGGAGGTGAGCGTGTGGCTGCGCGTGCCGCAGGGCTTCGCCCTGGACGCCGTGCACGTCCGCATCGTCTACGACGGAGAGCCGCGCTACACCGCGGCCGCGCCCGACCCCTCGAGGAAGGGGCTCGGCGGGTACGGCGCGGCCGACACCTGGTGGAAGGCGACCATCACGGCGGTCAACCCCGTCGTGCCGTACCGGTTCCTGCTGATCGCGGCGGACGGCCAGCGGTGGCTGAACGCCGCGGGCCTCACCGGGCACGACGTGACCGACTCCACCGACTTCAGGCTCGTCTCCCACCCCGCGCCGCCGGAGTGGATGGCCGACGCGATCGTCTACCAGATCTTCCCCGACCGGTTCGCCGGCGCCCGTCCCAAGGCCGACCTGCCGCCGTGGGCGCTGCCCGCCTCCTGGGACGACGACCCGGTCATCGGCGAGGGCCCCGGCACGCCCGAGCAGTTCTACGGCGGCGACCTCGACGGCATCACCGAGCACCTGGACCACATCCAGGCCCTCGGCGCCGACACCGTCTACCTCACGCCGTTCTTCCCCTCGCGCTCCAACCACCGCTACGACGCGGCGAGCTTCGACCACGTCGACCCGCTGCTCGGCGGCGACGAGGCGCTCCGGCGGCTGTCGGACGCGCTGCACGCGCGCGGCATGCGGCTGCTCGGCGACATCACGACCAACCACACCGGCGACTCCCACGAGTGGTTCACCGCCGCGATCTCGGACGTCAACGCCCCCGAACGGGAGATGTTCTACTTCGACCCCGACACGGGCGACTACGAGTCCTGGTGGGGCGTCAAGACGCTGCCCAAGCTCAACTGGGGCAGCGAGCTGGTCCGCACCCGCATGCCCGCCGTCCTCCGCAGGTGGCTCGGCGTGCTCGACGGCTGGCGCGTCGACGTGGCCAACATGACCGGCAGGCTCGGCGCCGACGACCGCAACCACGAGGTGGCCGCGCTGCTGCGCCCCGACGGTGCGGCCTTCATCGCCGAGCACAACCACGACGCCTCCGCCGATCTCGACAGGAACGGCTGGCACGGCACCATGAACTACGGCGGCTTCACCCGCCCGGTCTGGACGTGGCTGCGCGGCGACTCACTGGAGCTGACGCACTTCCTCGGCGTGCCGGGCGGGGTGCCGCGGCGCGACGGCGAGGCGACCGTGGCGACCTTCAAGGAGTTCGCCGCGCACATGTCGTGGCGCTCGCTGGTCCACTCCTGGCAGCTGCTCGACTCCCACGACTCGCCGCGCATCCGCACCGTCACGGGGTCGCGCGAGCTCCAGGAGGTGGCGGTCGGCCTGCAGGCGACGCTGCCCGGGACGCCGATGGTGTTCGCGGGCAGCGAGTTCGGGCTGACCGGCACCAATGGTGAGTACTCACGCACCCCCATGCCGTGGAACAGGCCCGCCGACCGCGACGAGCGGACGCACGCCGCCTACCGGGCGCTGCTCGGGCTGCGCAGGGCCGAGCCCGCGCTGCGCAGGGGCGGCCTGCGGTGGCTGCACGCCTCCGCCGACTGCCTGGTCTTCCTGCGCGAGACGGCGGCGGAGTCGCTGCTGGTGTGCGCCCGAAGGG
- a CDS encoding sugar ABC transporter permease, producing the protein MKLALRHAFVLLVCAFALFPILFVVSAAVNPLGTLASSDLVPNGASLDNFAKLFSSDTYPFARWVFNSVFIALAASTASLLLSMFAAYAFSRMRFAGRRVGLLALLLIQMFPQFLAIVTIFMIFTRVTELYPAFGFNTTWGILLLYLGGALGVNTWLMKGFLDTIPKELDESATVDGATHAQIFWKIILPLVTPILAVTALLAFIGTMSEFLMANIFLRDAESKTLAVGMYGMIAGDGRNANFGMFAAATLITAIPTVSVFLWLQKFIVSGLTAGAVKG; encoded by the coding sequence ATGAAGCTGGCTCTCAGGCACGCCTTCGTGCTGCTGGTATGCGCCTTCGCGCTGTTCCCGATCCTGTTCGTGGTGTCGGCGGCCGTCAACCCGCTCGGCACGCTCGCCTCCTCCGATCTGGTGCCGAACGGGGCGAGCCTCGACAACTTCGCCAAGCTCTTCTCCTCCGACACCTATCCCTTCGCCCGCTGGGTGTTCAACTCGGTCTTCATCGCGCTGGCGGCCTCCACGGCGAGCCTGCTGCTGTCGATGTTCGCCGCCTACGCCTTCAGCCGCATGCGCTTCGCGGGCCGCCGGGTGGGCCTGCTCGCGCTGCTGCTGATCCAGATGTTCCCGCAGTTCCTGGCCATCGTGACGATCTTCATGATCTTCACCAGGGTCACCGAGCTGTACCCCGCGTTCGGCTTCAACACCACCTGGGGCATCCTGCTGCTCTACCTGGGCGGCGCGCTCGGTGTGAACACCTGGCTGATGAAGGGCTTCCTCGACACCATCCCCAAGGAGCTCGACGAGTCGGCCACGGTCGACGGCGCCACCCACGCGCAGATCTTCTGGAAGATCATCCTGCCGCTGGTCACGCCCATCCTGGCGGTCACCGCCCTGCTGGCCTTCATCGGCACGATGAGCGAGTTCCTGATGGCCAACATCTTCCTGCGCGACGCCGAGAGCAAGACGCTCGCGGTCGGCATGTACGGCATGATCGCCGGCGACGGGCGCAACGCCAACTTCGGCATGTTCGCCGCCGCCACGCTCATTACCGCGATTCCGACCGTCAGTGTGTTCCTCTGGTTGCAGAAGTTCATCGTTTCCGGTCTGACCGCGGGCGCGGTCAAGGGGTAA